Proteins encoded in a region of the Ruegeria sp. AD91A genome:
- the hflX gene encoding GTPase HflX, with translation MEHDRMRTRAWVLHPEIKSDEQRRVPEPALEEAVALAAALPDLDVIGSEIVRLQRAQAGYLFGSGKIEELGERFHDNEVELVLIDGPVTPVQQRNLEKAWKVKILDRTGLILEIFSDRARTREGVLQVEMAALSYQRTRLVRAWTHLERQRGGLGFVGGPGETQIEADRRAIDEQLVRLRRQLQKVVKTRTLHRAARAKVPYPIVALVGYTNAGKSTLFNHLTGAEVMAKDMLFATLDPTMRRVQLPDGPEVILSDTVGFISNLPTELVAAFRATLEEVLGADLIVHVRDISHEETEAQAQDVEAILTSLGVDDERPRLEVWNKIDLLSADEREATLARAERDPEVFAISAVTGEGIAPLLSEIAMRLQGARREAVLDLSFADGNKRAWLFRQDVVRNEEQTEDGFRITVLWTEKQAAQFEALKN, from the coding sequence ATGGAACATGACCGGATGCGCACCCGGGCCTGGGTGCTGCATCCCGAAATCAAATCAGATGAACAGCGCCGTGTCCCTGAACCGGCGCTGGAAGAGGCGGTCGCACTGGCCGCTGCATTGCCCGATCTGGATGTGATCGGATCCGAAATCGTGCGACTTCAACGCGCGCAGGCCGGATATTTGTTCGGCAGCGGCAAGATTGAAGAACTTGGTGAGCGTTTTCACGACAACGAAGTTGAGCTGGTTCTGATCGACGGGCCGGTGACACCGGTGCAGCAGCGCAATCTGGAAAAGGCATGGAAGGTCAAGATCCTCGACCGGACCGGGTTGATCCTTGAGATTTTCAGCGACCGAGCCCGCACGCGGGAAGGGGTGTTGCAGGTCGAAATGGCGGCGCTCAGCTATCAGCGGACGCGGCTGGTACGGGCCTGGACCCACCTTGAACGTCAGCGCGGTGGTTTGGGATTTGTCGGCGGACCCGGTGAAACCCAAATCGAAGCCGACCGTCGTGCCATTGACGAGCAACTGGTGCGTTTGCGGCGTCAGTTGCAGAAGGTGGTCAAGACCCGGACATTGCACCGGGCCGCCCGGGCCAAGGTGCCGTATCCAATCGTCGCACTCGTGGGCTACACAAACGCAGGCAAATCCACGCTGTTCAATCACCTGACCGGGGCCGAGGTGATGGCCAAGGACATGCTGTTTGCCACACTGGATCCAACCATGCGCCGCGTGCAATTGCCCGATGGTCCCGAAGTGATCCTGTCAGACACGGTGGGCTTTATCTCGAACCTTCCGACCGAGCTTGTGGCGGCCTTCCGGGCGACGCTGGAAGAGGTCTTGGGGGCCGATCTGATCGTCCATGTGCGTGATATCAGCCATGAGGAAACGGAGGCGCAGGCGCAGGATGTCGAGGCGATCCTGACCTCGCTGGGTGTCGACGACGAGCGGCCCCGGCTTGAGGTCTGGAACAAGATAGACTTGCTGAGCGCCGATGAGCGCGAGGCGACGCTGGCGCGCGCGGAACGAGATCCTGAGGTTTTTGCCATTTCTGCTGTAACCGGCGAAGGGATCGCACCTTTGCTGTCCGAGATCGCGATGCGTCTGCAAGGTGCACGGCGTGAGGCAGTTCTGGACCTGTCTTTCGCTGACGGTAACAAGCGGGCCTGGCTGTTCCGTCAGGATGTTGTACGCAACGAAGAACAAACCGAAGACGGGTTTCGTATCACCGTTTTGTGGACCGAGAAACAAGCGGCTCAGTTCGAGGCGCTGAAGAATTAG
- a CDS encoding putative quinol monooxygenase, whose protein sequence is MSDKPDHRVFLNGHIDVPADRLEGVRAALPDHVKLTRAEEGCISFDVIEDQSRPGRFDVSEVFADQQAFDAHQARAQASDWARVTQGIPRHYRIESASNGG, encoded by the coding sequence ATGTCTGACAAGCCGGACCACAGAGTGTTCCTGAACGGCCATATCGATGTGCCTGCGGACCGGCTGGAAGGGGTGCGCGCGGCGTTGCCGGACCATGTAAAACTGACCCGCGCGGAAGAGGGCTGCATTTCTTTCGACGTGATCGAGGATCAGAGCAGGCCGGGTCGGTTCGACGTGTCAGAAGTGTTTGCAGATCAGCAAGCGTTCGATGCGCATCAGGCGAGGGCGCAGGCATCTGACTGGGCTCGGGTCACTCAGGGGATACCGCGACACTACAGGATAGAAAGCGCATCCAACGGGGGGTAG
- a CDS encoding penicillin acylase family protein: MGLVFRWLVRIASGLIILILAAMGLVYFLASQSLPDYDQTLEVDGLTTPVEIVRDTANVPHILGQTDPDVFFGLGYAHAQDRLWQMTVMRRTAQGRLSEVFGPRTLHIDKLLRRLDLYGLAHRSVEVQDDYTKAALRAYSAGVNARLTEINEEALGRGAPEMFLFNAPVSPWQPGDSIAMIKLMALQLSGHLTDEVLRARTSLMLNNPDRLADILPDVPGPGIAALPEYATLFPNLRRYAAGTDIPETPLSPLPKRGLAGASNAWTAAPSRSASGGTLLANDPHLGFTAPGIWYLAHLDLKKGGAIGASIPGVPAIMTGRSDRLGWGLTSSYLDDQDVHIEQLNPDNPEEYLTPTGFKEFQTRPSIIEIKGEAPVTLTLRWTDNGPVLPGTDYKLETITPPGHVASLSWTALSPQDTSMSASMALMNADNVEQAIAVGEQFIAPSQNLSLVDKTTIGMKLIGAMPRRDLQNQSRGRIPSPGWIEANRWQGRLPYADNPEFVAPVGGVLGNTNNKIIDRPFPEHVSYEWGDTQRVHRWERLMQSREVHTRDSFIEAQLDTVSFTARSLLPLIGADLWFTGASAPEGTLERQRQIALSLLADWNGEMNEHLPEPLIYAAWLRALQIRLISDELGPLASEYKHVEPLFIERVYREIDGAGVWCDVIQSAPVETCTEMARLALDDALIWISERYGSALESLRWGDAHQATHDHPVLGSAPILRFFVNIHQSTSGGDNTLLRGRTSGEGPDPFQNVHGAGYRGVYDFADPNSSVFITATGQSGHFLSRYYDDQAQLWRRGEYIPMSLDLDLARAAAVGTTNLIPR, encoded by the coding sequence GCGCATCGCGTCGGGTCTGATCATCCTGATCCTCGCCGCTATGGGCCTTGTCTATTTTCTGGCCAGCCAATCCCTGCCGGACTATGACCAAACGCTTGAGGTTGACGGTTTGACCACCCCGGTCGAAATCGTACGCGACACCGCCAACGTGCCACATATTCTGGGCCAGACCGATCCCGATGTGTTTTTTGGATTGGGATATGCCCATGCACAGGACCGACTGTGGCAGATGACGGTCATGCGCCGTACCGCGCAAGGCCGTCTGTCTGAGGTTTTTGGCCCGCGCACGCTTCACATCGACAAGCTGCTGCGCAGATTGGACCTTTATGGGCTGGCTCACCGCTCGGTCGAGGTGCAGGACGATTATACCAAGGCCGCCTTGCGTGCCTATTCCGCCGGGGTCAATGCCCGTCTGACCGAGATCAACGAAGAGGCGTTGGGTCGCGGCGCACCTGAGATGTTCCTGTTCAACGCTCCGGTCTCACCCTGGCAACCGGGTGACAGTATCGCGATGATCAAGCTGATGGCGCTGCAACTGTCAGGTCACCTGACCGATGAAGTTCTGCGTGCGCGCACGTCGCTGATGCTGAACAACCCCGATCGTCTGGCGGATATCCTGCCCGACGTTCCCGGGCCCGGCATCGCGGCGTTGCCGGAATATGCCACGCTGTTCCCAAATCTTCGGCGTTATGCGGCGGGAACGGATATTCCCGAAACACCTCTTTCACCCCTTCCCAAACGTGGTCTGGCCGGAGCGTCAAACGCCTGGACCGCCGCGCCGTCACGTTCTGCAAGTGGCGGGACTCTGTTGGCCAACGACCCTCATTTGGGTTTCACTGCTCCCGGGATTTGGTACCTGGCGCATCTCGATCTGAAAAAAGGCGGTGCCATCGGGGCCTCGATCCCGGGTGTGCCCGCCATCATGACAGGACGCAGCGACCGGTTGGGATGGGGACTTACATCCTCGTATCTTGACGATCAGGACGTTCATATCGAGCAGCTCAATCCTGACAACCCCGAGGAATACCTGACCCCGACCGGCTTCAAGGAATTCCAGACCCGCCCTTCGATCATAGAGATCAAGGGTGAGGCTCCGGTTACGCTGACCCTGCGTTGGACGGACAATGGGCCGGTGCTGCCGGGCACGGACTACAAGCTGGAAACCATCACGCCGCCGGGCCACGTGGCATCTCTGTCCTGGACGGCGCTCAGCCCGCAAGACACGTCGATGTCGGCGTCCATGGCTCTGATGAACGCCGACAACGTGGAACAGGCCATCGCGGTCGGTGAACAGTTCATCGCGCCTTCTCAGAATCTGTCGCTGGTCGACAAGACGACGATTGGGATGAAGCTGATCGGCGCCATGCCACGGCGTGATCTGCAAAACCAAAGCCGTGGGCGTATCCCATCGCCCGGCTGGATCGAAGCCAATCGCTGGCAAGGCCGCCTGCCCTATGCCGACAACCCGGAATTCGTGGCCCCCGTCGGCGGTGTTCTTGGCAACACGAACAACAAGATCATCGACCGCCCGTTTCCGGAGCACGTCTCGTATGAATGGGGTGATACGCAGCGCGTGCATCGCTGGGAACGCCTGATGCAATCGCGCGAGGTGCATACCCGCGACAGTTTTATCGAAGCGCAATTGGACACGGTCAGCTTTACTGCGCGGTCCCTGCTGCCGCTGATCGGTGCCGATCTGTGGTTTACCGGGGCTTCGGCCCCTGAAGGAACTCTGGAGCGTCAGCGCCAGATCGCGCTGTCGCTGCTGGCGGACTGGAACGGTGAGATGAACGAACACCTGCCCGAGCCGTTGATCTATGCGGCCTGGCTGCGTGCGCTGCAAATCCGGCTGATCTCGGACGAGCTTGGGCCACTGGCCAGCGAATACAAACATGTCGAACCGCTGTTCATCGAGCGGGTCTATCGCGAAATTGACGGCGCTGGTGTCTGGTGCGACGTGATTCAAAGCGCACCGGTTGAGACTTGCACGGAAATGGCACGGCTCGCGCTGGACGACGCGCTGATCTGGATCTCCGAACGATATGGCAGCGCGCTTGAATCTCTGCGTTGGGGCGACGCGCATCAGGCAACTCATGATCATCCCGTGCTGGGATCCGCCCCCATATTGCGGTTTTTTGTTAACATTCACCAATCGACCAGTGGCGGCGACAACACGCTGCTGCGAGGCCGCACGTCGGGCGAAGGGCCGGATCCGTTCCAGAATGTGCACGGCGCCGGGTATCGCGGGGTTTATGACTTCGCCGACCCCAACAGCTCGGTCTTCATTACGGCGACCGGGCAATCGGGTCATTTCCTGTCACGCTACTATGACGATCAGGCGCAGTTGTGGCGGCGTGGCGAATACATCCCCATGTCACTGGATCTTGATCTGGCCCGCGCCGCGGCTGTCGGAACAACCAATCTGATCCCGCGATAA
- a CDS encoding nuclear transport factor 2 family protein, whose translation MASIRDVLNNLARDYAIAWSSGDADAVAGFFARDGQITFNDSEPAKGHEAIANLVRESYASFPDLEVRCDMMRWAGTRAIFVWTREGHHAETGNHVVTRGWEEWELTPDYLVQSSTGWFDADDYQRQIDGA comes from the coding sequence ATGGCCAGTATTCGGGATGTCCTAAATAATCTTGCGCGCGACTACGCAATTGCATGGAGCTCTGGCGACGCTGACGCAGTTGCCGGTTTCTTTGCACGTGACGGGCAGATCACCTTCAACGATAGCGAACCAGCCAAAGGACACGAAGCAATCGCCAACCTGGTGCGCGAATCTTACGCCAGTTTTCCGGATCTGGAAGTGCGCTGTGACATGATGCGATGGGCCGGAACTCGTGCCATTTTCGTCTGGACGCGCGAAGGGCACCACGCCGAGACCGGCAATCACGTTGTCACGCGTGGATGGGAGGAATGGGAACTGACGCCGGACTACCTTGTACAATCATCAACAGGCTGGTTCGACGCGGATGACTATCAACGACAGATAGACGGGGCCTGA